One segment of Streptosporangium brasiliense DNA contains the following:
- a CDS encoding TIGR03086 family metal-binding protein has translation MMTIDIREAYRRTLDDFGALVHQIKPEQWGNRTPCVDWDVRALVNHVVGENRWAPELLAGRTVAELGDAFDGDLLGDDPLKAFDTSAVAAAQAAAGEGSLTRTVHLSFGDVAGEEYITELFADALIHTWDLARAIGADERLDPELVETCAVWFARTEEGYRQAGVIGEQQPVASDTDPQTRLLASWGRRS, from the coding sequence ATGATGACTATCGACATACGTGAGGCCTACCGACGCACGCTGGACGACTTCGGCGCTCTTGTGCACCAGATCAAGCCCGAACAGTGGGGGAACAGGACGCCGTGTGTGGACTGGGACGTGCGCGCGCTGGTCAACCATGTGGTTGGGGAGAACCGCTGGGCTCCGGAGCTGCTCGCCGGACGGACCGTCGCCGAGCTCGGCGACGCCTTCGACGGCGACCTGCTCGGTGACGACCCGCTGAAGGCATTCGACACCTCGGCGGTGGCCGCCGCCCAGGCGGCGGCCGGGGAGGGCTCCCTGACCCGCACCGTCCACCTGTCGTTCGGCGACGTGGCCGGGGAGGAATACATCACCGAGCTGTTCGCCGACGCCCTCATCCACACCTGGGACCTGGCCCGCGCCATCGGCGCCGACGAGCGGCTCGACCCCGAGCTGGTCGAGACCTGCGCGGTCTGGTTCGCCCGCACGGAGGAGGGCTACCGCCAGGCCGGCGTCATAGGAGAGCAGCAGCCGGTGGCCTCGGACACCGACCCCCAGACGAGGCTGCTCGCCTCGTGGGGCCGCCGCAGCTAG
- a CDS encoding 50S ribosomal protein bL37 produces the protein MGRRARKSRARRKRKANHGRRPTAR, from the coding sequence ATGGGCAGGCGGGCACGTAAGAGCCGGGCACGCAGGAAGCGGAAGGCCAACCACGGCCGGCGGCCGACGGCCCGCTAG
- a CDS encoding PepSY domain-containing protein: MRLTSVLLVLITVTACGNGGGTASSPPPAPTPSALFTPPPVAFDEAAGIAARDGRGGRVTRLHLYGPQPPIVWLAAVLGGDGVLAELRVDATTGKVVDRQAADPEAAGTAAHLVAGDEIGVAGAREAAAKAVPGGWITAAGLEERRGGVVWAMEAVDPARRTRKIEVDAATAATRIVP, from the coding sequence ATGCGACTGACCTCTGTCCTGCTCGTCCTGATCACCGTCACCGCCTGCGGGAACGGCGGCGGCACGGCCTCGTCGCCCCCGCCCGCCCCCACGCCCAGCGCCCTGTTCACCCCGCCCCCGGTCGCCTTCGACGAGGCCGCCGGCATCGCGGCCAGGGACGGCCGGGGCGGGCGGGTCACGAGACTCCACCTGTACGGCCCGCAGCCGCCGATCGTGTGGCTGGCGGCGGTCCTGGGCGGAGACGGGGTGCTGGCCGAGCTGCGGGTGGACGCGACCACCGGGAAGGTGGTCGACAGGCAGGCCGCCGACCCTGAGGCCGCCGGCACGGCGGCGCACCTCGTCGCCGGCGACGAGATCGGCGTCGCCGGGGCGCGGGAGGCCGCGGCCAAGGCCGTGCCGGGCGGCTGGATCACCGCCGCGGGGCTGGAGGAGAGACGCGGCGGGGTGGTCTGGGCGATGGAGGCGGTCGACCCGGCCAGGCGGACCAGGAAGATCGAGGTGGACGCGGCCACCGCCGCCACGAGAATCGTCCCTTGA
- a CDS encoding HD domain-containing protein — translation MSAELMDRWRSLAGPEAEGLGRDLIGRYGEPHRRYHTADHLEAMLAHIDTLAGSAADPDLVRLAAWFHDAVYDPCRSDNEERSARLAERMLPEVGLPAGAVATVARLVRLTATHDPAPGDADGAVLCDADLAILAAPPEIYAAYAAAVRQEYSFVPDDAFREGRAAVLRALLDLPAIFKIADLEESARANIHAELERL, via the coding sequence ATGAGCGCAGAGCTGATGGACCGCTGGCGGTCCCTGGCCGGGCCCGAGGCCGAGGGCCTCGGGCGGGACCTGATCGGCCGCTACGGCGAGCCGCACCGCAGGTATCACACGGCCGACCATCTGGAGGCCATGCTGGCCCACATCGACACACTGGCGGGGAGCGCGGCCGACCCCGACCTCGTACGGCTCGCGGCCTGGTTCCACGACGCCGTCTACGACCCGTGCCGCAGCGACAACGAGGAGCGCAGCGCCCGGCTGGCCGAGCGCATGCTGCCCGAGGTGGGGCTGCCCGCCGGAGCGGTCGCCACGGTGGCCCGGCTGGTCAGGCTCACCGCCACCCACGACCCCGCCCCCGGCGACGCGGACGGCGCCGTGCTGTGCGACGCCGACCTGGCGATCCTGGCCGCTCCACCGGAGATCTACGCGGCCTACGCGGCGGCCGTGCGCCAGGAGTACTCCTTCGTCCCCGACGACGCCTTCCGGGAGGGCCGGGCGGCGGTGCTGCGCGCGCTGCTCGACCTGCCGGCGATCTTCAAGATCGCCGATCTTGAGGAGTCGGCCAGGGCGAACATCCATGCCGAGCTTGAGCGGCTGTGA
- a CDS encoding AI-2E family transporter, with protein MGEASGSAGFSRGFRLVIGLAAAVVALAGVRAVADIAGPAFLALVLTVAVSPLRVWLRRRGARPWVLVTVPLLTVLLLLVALVGALVVSVAQLVALLPSYAGQYQRLLDSIAREIDHLGITQEQVRSAMSKLDPGSLIGLVQSFLGGLFGVGSALVLITLLLFGMSLDATAAHDAVRSLRASRPHMVGALGEFARGTCNYLIVSTVFGLIVAVLDAIALWIMGVPLPLLWGLLALITNYIPNIGFVLGLLPPALLALLDSGPGAMVAVVAVYSVLNFVIQSLIQPKFTGESAGLSTTVTILSLLVWTYVLGALGAILAVPLSALARALLLDSDPVTRWAIPLVSGRTAGRP; from the coding sequence ATGGGGGAAGCATCCGGATCGGCTGGATTCTCGCGCGGCTTCAGGCTGGTGATCGGGCTGGCCGCCGCGGTGGTGGCGCTGGCCGGGGTCAGGGCGGTGGCCGACATCGCCGGCCCGGCCTTCCTGGCGCTCGTCCTCACCGTCGCGGTGAGCCCGCTGCGGGTCTGGCTGCGCCGCCGGGGCGCCAGGCCGTGGGTGCTGGTCACGGTCCCGCTGCTCACGGTCCTGCTGCTGCTCGTCGCGCTGGTCGGCGCGCTGGTCGTCTCGGTGGCGCAGCTCGTGGCGCTGCTGCCCTCCTACGCCGGCCAGTACCAGCGGCTGCTCGACTCGATCGCCCGGGAGATCGACCACCTCGGCATCACCCAGGAGCAGGTCAGGTCGGCGATGAGCAAGCTCGACCCCGGCTCGCTCATCGGCCTGGTCCAGAGTTTCCTGGGCGGCCTGTTCGGCGTCGGCTCGGCGCTCGTCCTGATCACGCTGCTGCTGTTCGGGATGAGCCTGGACGCCACCGCGGCGCACGACGCGGTCAGGTCGCTGCGGGCCTCGCGGCCCCACATGGTCGGCGCGCTGGGCGAGTTCGCCCGGGGGACCTGCAACTATCTGATCGTCTCCACCGTCTTCGGGCTGATCGTGGCGGTGCTCGACGCCATCGCCCTGTGGATCATGGGAGTGCCGCTGCCGCTGCTGTGGGGTCTGCTGGCGCTCATCACCAACTACATCCCCAACATCGGGTTCGTCCTGGGGCTCCTCCCGCCCGCGCTGCTGGCGCTGCTGGACTCCGGGCCGGGCGCGATGGTGGCCGTGGTGGCCGTCTACTCGGTGCTGAACTTCGTCATCCAGTCGCTGATCCAGCCCAAGTTCACCGGCGAGTCCGCCGGGCTGTCCACCACGGTCACCATCCTGTCCCTGCTCGTGTGGACCTACGTCCTCGGCGCCCTGGGGGCGATTCTGGCGGTCCCGCTCAGCGCCCTGGCGCGTGCGCTGCTGCTCGACTCCGACCCCGTGACACGCTGGGCCATCCCCCTGGTCAGCGGCCGGACAGCCGGCCGCCCCTGA
- a CDS encoding DeoR/GlpR family DNA-binding transcription regulator, translated as MLAQQRQQAILERVRSSGGVRVADLVRELGVSDMTIRRDLEVLAERGLVEKVHGGATVAGPGSTEEPGFAAKSVRQQPEKEAIARHAAQLVRPGTAIALSAGTTTWTLAGSVVDVPDLTVITNSIRIADVFHRSPRPDRTVVLTGGVRTPSDALVGPVAVAAIRGLHVDTLFLGVHGMSARAGFTTPNLLEAETNRELVASAHRLVVLADHTKWGTVGISTIAELAQAHVVITDSGLPEEARDELTAQVRELIITEPQQESEALSR; from the coding sequence ATGCTCGCCCAACAGCGGCAGCAGGCGATTTTGGAGCGGGTGCGCAGCAGCGGCGGGGTCCGGGTCGCCGACCTCGTCCGCGAGCTCGGCGTGTCCGACATGACGATCCGCAGGGATCTCGAGGTGCTGGCCGAGCGCGGCCTGGTGGAGAAGGTGCACGGCGGGGCCACCGTCGCCGGCCCCGGCTCGACCGAGGAGCCCGGCTTCGCCGCCAAGTCGGTGCGCCAGCAGCCGGAGAAGGAGGCGATCGCCCGGCACGCGGCCCAGCTCGTCCGGCCCGGCACGGCCATCGCACTGTCGGCCGGGACCACGACCTGGACACTGGCCGGTTCCGTGGTCGACGTGCCCGACCTGACGGTGATCACCAACTCGATCCGGATCGCCGACGTCTTCCACCGCTCCCCCCGCCCGGACCGCACCGTCGTGCTGACCGGCGGCGTCCGCACCCCCTCCGACGCGCTGGTCGGGCCGGTGGCCGTGGCGGCGATCCGCGGGCTCCATGTGGACACCCTGTTCCTCGGCGTGCACGGGATGAGCGCCCGCGCCGGGTTCACCACGCCCAACCTGCTGGAGGCGGAGACCAATCGCGAGCTGGTCGCCTCCGCGCACCGCCTGGTGGTGCTCGCCGACCACACCAAGTGGGGGACGGTGGGGATCAGCACGATCGCCGAGCTGGCCCAGGCCCATGTGGTGATCACCGACTCCGGCCTGCCGGAGGAAGCCCGCGACGAGCTCACCGCCCAGGTGCGCGAGCTGATCATCACCGAGCCGCAGCAGGAGAGCGAGGCGCTGAGCCGATGA